The genomic interval AGGGCCCAGAGGACGTTGACGGTGAAGAAGAGCATCCAGAGCCAGAAGAGCAGGGTGACACGTTCCATGGGCGTGCCCCCTGCTTAGCATGTCGGGCCCTTCTGCATCACCGCGCCTGCTTCACTTGCAGGGGCTGGAGATGTCCGTGGTGCTCACCAGGTTGATGGTGATGGAGGCGCTTCGGTCCGAGGTGGCCCAGATGATTCTGTGATTGCGGCCAGTCCCCTTGGGGTTCGCGAAGCCCGCCAGTCGATAGTTCAGGGACTCCGTGAAGGTCACATTCGGGTTGGAGCCGATCGCGCTGGCGCTGAACCGCCACGCCGAGAGGGTTTCGACAGTGAAGGCGGACCGAGCGAGCGCGGACAGCGTCTTGACCTTGCCACCATAGCCGCCCTCGTACATCTTCGACCACCAGTTGCCAAAGTCGTCGGGTGGCTCGTTCTGCGAGTTCCAGAACTCACGATGGTGGTAGTGCCAGCGAGCCGTCCCGGCACTGTTGCTGCTCTGGTTGAGGAGTGCCCACCCCTCGATGGTGCGACCCACGGGGCCATGGCTCGCGGACCAGTAGTTGGGGACGCAGCTCCCTTCCTGCACATATTTCACATGCAATGGCACGGAAATCTGGGGACCCACCACCGGGCCATTGGTTGTTCCCGGGCTGGTGCTGAGCGCGGCGGTGCTCCGATTGTTCGTGCATTCCGTCTGGAAATGGTACTGCCAGAAGGCCTTGGCGTTATCCACATACACCATGAAGGTGGAGGGATTGAACGTGGCCTCCTGGACTCGGATGACGACGTAGTCGGCGTTCGCTTTGCCATTCTCCCGGTAGACGTAGAATGAGCTGGTGAAACCAAACTCCGCGGTTTGCGACTTGCCCGAGGCCGCGCTCCAGTCGTCGAAGTTCGTGATGTATCGGGTATAGGACTGAGTGAGCGTCCTGATTCCATACAGGACTCCCGAGGGAGGAATCAGTCCAGGGCCTCCCACCGAGCGTTTGGCGGGCTGCCGGTGGATGTCGAACGCGGACGCCCAGTCGCGTTGGGCCGCGGGGGCCTCGTGAGCGGGACTTGGCGCCTCGGCGCGGGAGTCTTTTGATGGATGGGACTGAGCCGATGCGCGGGTCGTCTCCTCGGCCGACCCTTGCTCGTCGATGTTCTCCATGGGGGATGCGCTGTCGAGCGCGGTGAGCAAGTAGCAGGAGGGCGTGGTGGCCTTCAGGTCCCGGGACACCATCAGGACGGGGGCCCCTTCCTTCACCTGGCACCCGATGACTTCAGACAAGGCCTGACACGCCTTGGCGTCAGGGTGGCGGAGCACCAGTATCTTCCCCCCGTCCAGGGTGGGACGCATCATGGGCCCGTACTGTTCTGGCTTCGTCGAGGCGCAGTCCACCCAATGTACCTCGGCGAGTTGGAGTCCCTCCATGCCTGTCTTGGCGCAGATGTCCCCCTGGACCTTCAGGGTGTTGAAGTCCTGGCTCGTCGTGGCTCCCGTGAAGAGGATTCGTGGCTTCGTCCGTGTCGTCGACTCCATGTGTGTCTGGCCTCCATTGTGTTGCACTGCGTTTGGGCGCCCGGCGGACAGCGCGCCGGGGGCTTGACTGTTTCAGGGGGGACTGCCGTGCCGCTCACTTCATGCCGGGCAGGAAGAGCTGCTCCGCGTGCAGATAGCTGAGCGTGTACCCGAGCGATGTGCCGAACGTGCCTCCCAGCGACAGCGCGATGACCTTGCGCATCCCCTCCGCTTCGAGCTGCATCGTCGGTCCGGTGAAGTTGTAATTGGCGCGGCGGAGGCCGTCCGCCAGGCCATCCACGGCATCCAGCGAGCGGGCCACGCGGGTAATCATCGCCTTGCCGCCGGAGGCCACAACGCTCCCCAGGCCTCCTCCCACGCCGCCGAGGATGGCGGCGAAGGTCAGGTCCGCGCCCAGCGGCGCACCCGCGACGGCATTGCCAATCAATTGACTGCTCACTCCGGACACCACGCCGCCAATGGCATCCACGCCGGCCCTCAGGCCGATGTTGAGCAGGCTCCGGGTCGCCAGGTTGAGGCTGGAGGCGGCGATTTCGCCCACCGCCGAGAAGCCGCCCGCGATGGCGCCCGCCGCGGCGCCGATGCCCACCTGGGTTCCCCAATCCGCCCAGCTGAACTCCTTGCCCGTCGCGTTCGCGCTGATGTTGTAGGCCAGTCCTCCCAGGCCCGCGCCCACCAGCCCGCCCACCGCCACGCCGATGGCGAACGCCGCCACCCCTTGCATCCCCGGGACGAATGACAGCGCGATGCCTCCGGCGACGAGCGCGATGTCAATCGTATACGAGACAATCTCCTGCCAGTGCTTGGAGACCCAATTGGGCAGCGTGTTGGTGAAGAAGTTGGCGATGCTGTCGAAGAAGCCCAGCCCCATGGGGTCGATGAGGGTGACCGGGTCGTTGAGGACGTAGGCGTAGCGGTTGAAGGCCCCCATGCGGTCCTCCGACGCGCCCATCTGGGAGTCGGCGGTGATGAAGCCCCCCAGCAGCGGGCTGTAGTAGCGCGAGGCCGCGTAGTAGAGCCCCGTGCTGTCCAGCTCCAGCCCCGAGTGCTTCTGGCGGAAGTCGTCACTGCCCGTGCGCAAACGAGGTGTCCCGAACGGGTCGTAGTCCAGGGTGCTCGCCACCTGGCCTTGCTCCTCCGTCACCAGCGTGGTGCTCTGGGTGTTGTTGAGGTGGAAGTAGCGCGAGCCCACCGAGGGCACCCCTGAGTTTCCTCCTGGCGCCGTGCCCGATTCGGCGAGGGTGATGGAGGCGATGACCTGGTCTCCATCCAGGACATAGCGCGTGTGCTGGCGCGCGCCGTTCGCGAAGACGACCACCTCGTAGCAGGGGGCCACGTAGCAGGTCGTGAGCTGGGGCTCGACCTTCTTCAACCGCCGTCCATCCTGGTCATAGGTGAAGCGGACGTCGCCCGCTTGCTGGAGCCGCCGGGCGGAGTCGTAGCTGAGGTGGAGCGTGGAGCCCTGATACTTCAGCTCGATGAGGCTGCCATTGGCGTCGTAGCGGGTCTGCAGCGCGTCGGGGCTCGCGGGTGTGTAGCCCCGGGCAATCTGGTGGCCTGCTCGCTCCAGGGTGAGCCCCGCCTTGCTCGTGAGGCTGCAGGCTCCGTCGTAGGCGAACTCCTGGAGGCCATACCCTCCACCCTGCGCCTTCACCAGTTGGCCCAGGACGTCATGGGAGAAGGTCTGGGTTTGAGGCGCTTCCAACCGGTCGCGGACGGAACTCACCTGCCAGAAGGCGTTCCACTCCAACGTGCTCGCCGAGGCGGGGCGCTCGTCCTTGGTGAAGACATCCTGGGTCAGCAGGTGTCCGTCGGGCGTATACGTCCAGGTGGTCCGCACGCCGTTGCCGTACCGCGCCACCGCGGGGGCTCCCAGCGCCGTGAAGTCCGACTGGACGAGGTGTTCCTTGGCGCCCTCGGTGATTTTGAGCAGGCGTTGGAGCGCGTCGCGGTGGTAGCTCACCTCGGACTTCGCGGCGTCGGGATAGATGATGCGGGAGACGAGCCTCGTGGGCGTGAAGTCCTGGTTCAGCGTGTAGGCCGTCCCGTCGAGCGTCAGCTTCACGGAGGTCGTGTTGCCGTCGGCGTCGTGTCCATAGACATACGCCGTGCCGTCGGGGAGTTTGACGCCCGTCAGGAGCCCCAGGGCATAGGCGCTGGTCTGCTCGTCATAGGTGTAGTGCGTCTGGTCATTGCCCGCCTTCTTCGACGTCACGCGCCGGAGCGCATCGTGTTGGAAGGTGGTCACCACTCCAGCGCCATCGGTGTGTGTCCATTCCCGCTGCTCATCCCGGTAGGCGTAGGTCTCCCGGGTGAAGGTGGTGCTTCCGGAG from Myxococcus stipitatus carries:
- a CDS encoding RHS repeat-associated core domain-containing protein; translated protein: MGKADLLHVDGSGAAHLLAATVDYPDLVSTITNGLGGRFELTYKPLTNPSVYTREPPASDNIDTQSLFNNHLPGATYALATNPGTQTPTVAMSFASRSVQYPRYVVSDYTQVYSETQRYSHSFTFAGARLNLQGRGWMGFAAWSKRDPHTGPAGALTETRYHQEFPRTYAVVSQTVRRASDRALMVRSEYDYSTPASAGVYQLQTTEVRKKLYTFATSDTPDCVRTRAFQYDDFGNATSIVQSTTGAPAATLYTRQTFQNSAEQHRFGFLTERRQSADAQGNQTLRWDRKSYDPATWDEKTHSRWTGADTWQVYTYQYDDWGNQTRMEDPSKGVVTNVYESTWRTFPSKRVLPTPPSGRALEFEFHYDATTGVLTSQTQPNGAREVHQHDGLGRPVETQRMGPGEAMVPALRFERGHDATGRFRKTLTRQDWKKDVWTVRTEYVDGFGRVTRTTTQGQENGALVGRAIIEDTVLDAHDQPLEQSLPYFSGDASKRAQALSYDEYERVVRRETSSAGTTPNVSTYEYPRVNRTVLTEGATSGSPRTRTMTHGYFGDAQSLTELQDGRGNTTRYTYDAVGRRLSATDPKVETTFTYDGLDRHTAITTRSGSTTFTRETYAYRDEQREWTHTDGAGVVTTFQHDALRRVTSKKAGNDQTHYTYDEQTSAYALGLLTGVKLPDGTAYVYGHDADGNTTSVKLTLDGTAYTLNQDFTPTRLVSRIIYPDAAKSEVSYHRDALQRLLKITEGAKEHLVQSDFTALGAPAVARYGNGVRTTWTYTPDGHLLTQDVFTKDERPASASTLEWNAFWQVSSVRDRLEAPQTQTFSHDVLGQLVKAQGGGYGLQEFAYDGACSLTSKAGLTLERAGHQIARGYTPASPDALQTRYDANGSLIELKYQGSTLHLSYDSARRLQQAGDVRFTYDQDGRRLKKVEPQLTTCYVAPCYEVVVFANGARQHTRYVLDGDQVIASITLAESGTAPGGNSGVPSVGSRYFHLNNTQSTTLVTEEQGQVASTLDYDPFGTPRLRTGSDDFRQKHSGLELDSTGLYYAASRYYSPLLGGFITADSQMGASEDRMGAFNRYAYVLNDPVTLIDPMGLGFFDSIANFFTNTLPNWVSKHWQEIVSYTIDIALVAGGIALSFVPGMQGVAAFAIGVAVGGLVGAGLGGLAYNISANATGKEFSWADWGTQVGIGAAAGAIAGGFSAVGEIAASSLNLATRSLLNIGLRAGVDAIGGVVSGVSSQLIGNAVAGAPLGADLTFAAILGGVGGGLGSVVASGGKAMITRVARSLDAVDGLADGLRRANYNFTGPTMQLEAEGMRKVIALSLGGTFGTSLGYTLSYLHAEQLFLPGMK